The following coding sequences are from one Clostridiisalibacter paucivorans DSM 22131 window:
- a CDS encoding 3-hydroxyacyl-CoA dehydrogenase NAD-binding domain-containing protein: MKVCVLGAGTMGSGIAQTFAQSGHEVVIRDLKQEFLDKGVATITKNLDRAVSKGKLTEEARNDIRARITITTELKDIKDVDLVVEAAVENMDIKKKIFAELDEVCKAETILASNTSSLSITEIGSATKRPDKVIGMHFFNPVPVMKLVEVIKGIATSDETKNTIVELSKDLGKSPVEVEEAPGFVVNRILIPMINEAVGILADGVATAEDI; the protein is encoded by the coding sequence ATGAAAGTATGTGTATTAGGAGCAGGAACCATGGGTTCAGGTATAGCTCAAACATTTGCACAATCAGGACATGAAGTAGTTATAAGAGATTTGAAGCAAGAATTTTTAGATAAGGGTGTTGCTACTATAACTAAGAACTTAGATAGAGCAGTATCAAAAGGAAAGCTTACAGAAGAAGCTAGAAATGATATAAGAGCAAGAATAACAATAACAACAGAATTAAAAGATATAAAAGATGTAGATTTAGTTGTGGAAGCAGCAGTAGAAAATATGGATATTAAAAAGAAGATATTTGCAGAATTAGATGAAGTATGTAAAGCAGAAACTATATTGGCATCAAATACATCTTCATTATCAATAACAGAAATAGGAAGTGCTACTAAAAGACCAGATAAGGTAATAGGAATGCATTTCTTTAATCCAGTACCAGTTATGAAATTAGTAGAAGTAATAAAGGGTATAGCAACATCAGATGAAACAAAGAATACCATAGTAGAATTATCAAAGGATTTAGGAAAGAGTCCAGTAGAAGTAGAAGAGGCTCCAGGATTTGTAGTTAATAGAATACTTATACCAATGATAAATGAAGCAGTGGGTATATTGGCAGATGGAGTAGCTACAGCAGAAGATATAGA